The DNA window tagcagttaatcacataggcaaaccaagtacaatatgcacacccaaacaatgtcgcatagatgcatatgatgcatgcctgtccctagtggctgatgatatcatctgtcggttatagagccaactcgacaagtcctggtagctaaccattggactgtccctctgtcgtgtctccctaactcgagttatactcaatataaacttgatcataatcatgatccatatcaatcaccctcactggtgaatatttatgggggtaAGCTCATCcagaactttcacagtgtccggccaccttgacgacatagggtcaaaagagttttgagtctcaacctggagcacgtggtggctagccactattttctcccagggaaactcttatctccgatagtggaagtgcaataTCACAAATTATCAATATCTCAGCATATATGCTTTCATTTTcagccatggatcaacatccatctcagccatccggctcacggttcaatccagaaccagccaatattcataatcatacacagccattccggctcacaacaaaacagcacttccacattcaacatcatcaattcgtaaaatcggcatttaagccataaatcacttttttctcaaatcatttcactttgaaatcaagtttcaactcttttcagcattggctttaaagatctcatttctcaaatcatgtCAGGCTCACAAGTCAATTTTACTCAAGGTAAATTTCCCTTTGAAAACAATGCCACTCTCGGcatcctctttccaaaacttccataaccatggcaagttaaagatttattttggaATATTCAAAATCATCCATACGACAAtggaattttataacaaaaatttctcggcagagtctcaagtctttaggggagaataacataactcatttcaccaatttcatttaaaatcattaaaaccttggcttccgatttgagtaataaaataggatctaagccaaATCGAGTCACGTAATCATTTACTTCTTTCAAAGCCATTTCCTTTACTTAGACATGATGAATTCTAAAGCGTTTCAactgttcaaaattgttttagtcttgcaagaattcagaattcaaagagTACTCAAAATCTTTcccaaaatatttcaaaatgaaacttgTCAACAGACATTCAGGTTCtttcaaagtcattgaaacttaTTTAATTGAAACCCCCAAGTCAAATTTTAAAGGCATTGCCCTTGTCACATTTAAAACAGCTTTAAAACATAAGTTTCATCAAAATAACTTTCTCCTGAAAGAGATACAATGCCTTTCTTAAGAAGCAagactaaatcacaatttcctctttaataactcatttcaaaagcatgaatcatccttttcttgataattcaaataaaagagTAGAAGTCTTTAACTCATCATTTTTCCAGACAACATTCAATAAAGACtcagattttatagaaatttcggcagcacctcccctaaaacttggactttgccacccggttcgagTCCCAACTAACCGTTTTACAATCCTTTTCAACAgtccaaatttcaaaatcagtCCAAGGCAAGCCAAAATCCAACAGTCATCTCAATTCCATATTTCAAGAAAAccgtttcaaaatcaaatcattatcaGCCGAATAAACTCATTTctaaagctttaaagaaacggtCAACAACCATCGTTTATCAAACCAGATCATTTAAAGCTAACAAGGCCAAATTCAAGagtgtattctattttttaaattcccaagaaaattaactcaaatcaattctcaacggattaaactcgatttcaaagctttaaagaatcaacttcaaaagcATTTCGTTCCACAAAGCCACACAACAAATCTAGCCAAACAAGcattcataatcattcgagaccatcaaataatacataacgCTGATAAAATcaccaaataaaaaattgtctCACAACaatatccatatgtaataattccaatataaaatatagttttcggaaagcgcccctacctcaaaacgcaaatCCATAACCCAAACGCCTCACCGAGTCCTTTCCACCTCAACCCGAAATCAACGACAACCGCAACCTCAGCTTCAAGCCACATTCGCAATAACCATAGCCACATTAATCGCAACATACAATAACCAGGACTGGACCCCACGCTATCAGAACTCATATTCATTAACCATACACAACAAAATACTAACGCGAGGCTTTTCGAAACTCACTTACTTACCGGAATAACGAGATAAGGCAGCTGCGATTTTGAACAGGCCCGGCAACAGCTCTGGCGGCGGCCAGAAGCTCCAGTGGATCAACTATAAAAACCGCGCAACATTAAAACCTTCTCGAAATCTAAAAAGGCAGAAACCTTAAATAAAACCTTTACTGGTGACAGCAGCGGGGTTTTCTGGCGACCAGGCACGGCGGCATGACTCAACATAGAACCAGGCAGAGCGACGGCAACCTCCAGCAACTCCGGTGAGCTTCCTCAACGACGGTGATGGCCGGAGCTTCGGCGGTGCTAACCGAGGCTTACCGGTGGCAGGAACGGTGGCGATAGCTTCATGCAGCACGGCGGCGCCTGTCCTTTCCCCCACCGCGAGCTCTCTATCTTTCTCTCTCGCGCCCTCTACTCTTATGACGGCGGCCATGGCTTCACTGACGAGACCAGGCGCGGCAGTTTTAGGCCCTTAGCCCCTCCTCGCTCGCGTACCCTCTCTCTCCGTGTCTCAGCTTCGACGGCGACTCCTGGTGGACCAGCGGCGACGACGATAGCGCGGGCAGCTGTGTCGGCACGACGAGGCTGGCTCCATGGTGCTGTTGCTCGGGAATGGTGACTCGCAAGGGTGACGTCGGCCGGCTCCTTGCGGTGGTTGTGACCCTCCTCCCCTTGGCGGCATCAAATGGTGGCGGCAAACCCTAGTGCCACCGGCGCAGATCCTTGTCTCATCCTCAGATCTCACTCCTCTCGTTTCTACGCGACGCGATGGCGCGGCGGCAGTAATGCCCGCCGGCGCCATCCTCCCCCTCTCCTCTCCTTCCTGTTCCTCTTCTCCCACTTTCTGctcctcttttctttccttcatgGAAACAGAAAGGAAACCGTGTGTGGCGTGAATGAAAGGAGGAAGGAAAATAGGTCAAGTGTGGTGGCTGGGTTTGGGAGCTAAGTGTGGGTGAAAGGGAACCGGGTCGGGTAACGGGTCACTGGGTTAGGGTTTCattatttcgaaaattagggttaggggtaATTCGGTAATTTCAAATAAGATTgtgaataatataataattgaaacccaaattaaatccaacactaattgtatttagaaaatactatttgctcatcaatttcacaaattactttcaataaaatgtccaaatccaaaatttagaaataatataattaatttccttattttccaaaatagcaatatcaatatattaaaatattgattatttagtCCATATCATATAAAATCCCTATTATTTCAAAACTGCTagctttataatttaaatatagaaaataatccaataattataaaattggataataatcataactcgtttcaaattcaataaatcacaacttgccttaattatctttaataaaataatttctgaaattaaggctataaataaccatatgatttgagacttaatcataaaagacttttcaaaagttctgggtcttacattaacaatttttaactattaaccaTTATTAACAGCCTGTTTGAAATGCATCTGATTTGAAATCATAGATGAATTGAATTCTATTCCTTGCTTTGGAATAGAAAAAAAACATGAAGTTGAATTTCGGTGAGATTTCTAATTCTCATTTTATCCCCATTTACAAATCAGACTTACTTTGGTCtgatttcaaaatcaattctcaCCTAAATCTCACTTAAACTGTGCAATATCAAAAATACCCCTGTCCAAATTATAATATTCTATAATCCCTTCACTTTCTTAAACCCTATTTTGCTTATTTGTTGGAGGATTGAAACTGCAAACCGTGAAGTCATGTTCATGTCTTCGCTGCCGGAGACTCAGAGCTCTGAAAACTTTGACGCCGGTGGAAGCACTCAGGAGCAAGACGACGTTTTTCACACGCCGCCTGAGAAGTCGTCATTTTCCACCTCCTGTGAGAAGCCGTTGGACCACTACACGACTTTCAACAAGTCGCTGGAGTTCGTCAATTTTGGTGATTCCCAAGGAGCGGGGTGCGTCAATTTGGAGACGGATTCTAATTTAGGGTTTTCGGAGGTGCAATTGACGGAAAGGGATGAAAGGAAATTGGTCTTTTGAAGCCCACTGGAAATTAAACGAGATGGTGTTGATGAAGATACATACTGGAGAATGAAGAAAATGAAGTGATGTGTggagaagaagatcaaaacatGGAGAATTCGGCTTGTGCACTGGAGATTCCTAGAGAAGAAGATATtcagaagaaaaataagagttGTATTGTTTTCGATTTCGATGTTTTGAGGTTTCTAGCAGAGAAAGAAATTTAGGACTTGAGCTCTTGTGTTAgaccaattttatttataagtgatttacataattatattatctaatttaattgataaataaaattatacttaataTTTATTGAGGGGTAAAAATATCTTagagaaataatataattcatcaATAAGTCATTTTAAACAATGAAATTCAATTCTATCTCATTAAATGAGTTAGTTGTTCCAAACTATGGAattgaattttatttctttaagaattcaTTTCTTGATGGAATTGAATTCTAATTCATCATTTAAAGGTGTCCAAAGAGGCTGTAATTTTCCATAAAATTGGCTCTCACCTTAttcctattattattattaagctCACTCTCACTAAAACCCATcaactcctcttcttcctcttctttttcttcactcAATTACCAACAACATCATGAGGTGGCAACAGAAGGAgaagaacaacaaaaagaaaaagggggaGAGGGTGCGGGCGACGATGGTGAGAAGAACGACCCCGTCGCTGTCTTCCACCGTCGCGAAGTGGAAGAGCACGAAGTGAAGTCGCCGTTATGTCTTGCCTCTGCCGCAGGATTAGAGAGACAGATCGAGTGAGAGAGGGCAAATAGAAATTAAGAGATAGAGAGATAGTGAGAGGGAGGTGGCTGAGGCTGATAGGTGGTGGCGGTGGTAGTGGTGGCTGGAGTGGTGGCGGTGGACATGAgtgataattattattgtttttgttgaaaCTTGCTTCCTTATTATTAAGGAGGGGAAGGTTTAATTGGTTGTGTTGATGATAGTAATGGTGattagaagaggaagaaaatcaCAATGGTGGTATTGGCAGCTAGGGATGGTGGTTGCAGGTTGATGATGAACAGATGAATgacgaaaaaggaaaaagagtgaCTTTGGGGGCTGATTTTTATGGTTATGGAACTAATAAGTGTGTAGTCATCTATTATGGGGTATTGGGGGTGCTTAACCACAGTGTGTGGGCAATTTTTTGTGACATTAGGCAGGAGCAATTCGGACATTCGAATTGctgaagaataaaatatatggtgCAAATCGGATGGTCCGATTTGCAAGGAgcgaaaatttgaattttggatggTGCAATTCGGACCGtccattttgttttttttaataaattgaaaaaacaaTTCGTAGGGTCTGATTTGATTATTATAAGATTATTTTGAACGAGTTTGAACAACTCGTAGGGTCCGATCTGTGAggttatatgtatataaaaatgtgTAACTCATAAATTAGGCAGAGAGCGTCTTCTTTCTCACACCGTGTCTACGTTTTTCTATTTCTCCTGGTTCGTTTTTCTTTCTTATGAGGTTCAAAAAAATTGGTTGTGAGGGTTCTATTTTTGTTTAGGTTGTTGAGGAAAATGGATGATAGAGTTCTTTTAAAGGTATATTATTTTGGTTAGATTTTATTAGAAACATTTGAAggagtaaaatttatttgtgaaaatccaTTAGATGTTGTTATTCCCTTCACAATCTCATTTGAAGAGCTGAAAGGTGTCATATATGAGAAGATAGATTTGGCGATGTCAAGGAAGatatcatgtattttatacagATATCCGATCATAGTATTTGGTGGATTCATTCTATATCAAACCAAATACATAACCGACGAAGCGAGTATGCAAGAtatgttttcaatgtatattgaaaGTCGTGGCCAGGTGTCGTTTATCGAGCTGTACATTGAATTCGAACAATCTGAGGCCGACCGAAATATTATACGAGAAGATTACAATAGTGACAGTGAGAAAGAGTTCGAAAGCAATTATGAAGTTATGGATCCAAATAGAGATGAAGATCAAGGTGATGGCACCATGACTCCAAATGTGTCAGACGTGGCAAATGCACTGGCAAATGAAGTGCCGTTCGAGGAGCCATCTTTCATGCGAGTGTTGGATTTGGAAGCCATGCATCCTCCAGAGTTTCCAGATTACACGAGCACCGGTACGTAATTGCCTATTTTTAGAAAGATGGATTAGAATTCcgtaataaattatattgagtGATGGAGCAAATAATTAAGTTACATGTGAAAGTATATTTAATTAGCATTTGTTTATGTGTTGAATAAGTTAAGtgtatgataataatattttttgttagttattGATGGAGTAAATAGTTAAGTGACATGTGAGAATATATTCAATTTGCACTTGTGCAGGTGTTTATGTAGTTAAATGTTAGgcaataaaaatttttggttAGTCATTGATgtagttaaatattaattattatttgttaatcaatatttatttatgtatttatgtattttatttattttttgttaagatTGAGATATTAACCTGATGTAGAGTTTAATAATATGACCATAAATGTATTGAGTGTTGATTAACCTTTAATTTCGGTTATTAAATTTTCGTATGGCTGCCGTCGTGGCAGAAGTACCTATTGTTGCAGATGGTGAATTTGCTGTGGGGATGGAACTCGGTTCAAGGGAAGCTGTTATTAGGGTGATGAAAGAGTATGCCATCCGAAGAAGTGTAGACTATCGGGTGTATGAGTCAGAGCCATTGACATTTTATGCCAAGTGTACACAGTATGGGGAGGGTGTGATTGGCTTATCAGGGTTAGCATGATCAGCAGAAAGTACTGTTGGGTTATTAGGAGGTATAATGGTAGTCACACCTGTACCAGAGCCACCATATCTCAGGATCATTCGAAGCTGGATAACACAATTGCAGAAGCAATAAAGCCGTTGGTTGAGGCTGACCCCTTGTTAAAGGTAAAATCAGTTATTGCAGAAGTGCAATCCAAATTAAATTACACCATCAGTTATTGGAAAGCATGGTTGGCTAAGCAAAAGTcagtagaaaaaatatttggaggtTGGGAAGCATCGTACGAAGTTTTGCCGATATGGTTTGAGGCCATGTGTCATAAGGAGCCATCAGCTATCGTCCATTTTGAGACTATGCCTGCATACCAAGGCGATGACTTGGTAAATGACATTCGGGTATTGCATCGGGTCTTTTGGAGTTATTACCCATGCATTAGAGCATTCAGACATTGTAAGCCAGTTGTCCAGGTGGATGGGACCCATTTGTACGGAAAGTATAAGGGTTGTTTGTTAGTGGCAGTGTCACAGGATGGTAACAACAATATCGTCCCAATTGCATTTGCTATTGTGGAGGGAAAGACATCTGATGCGTGGCACTTTTTTCTTACTAACCTGCGACAACATGTTGTGACTCCGGATGGTGTGGGGCTGATATCCGACCAACACGAATCCATCAATGCAGCTGTGGCTCGCAGTAACGGAGCATGGTCACCTCCTAGAGCTTTCCATATGTTTTACATCAAGCATATAGAGTCGAACTTCCTGAGAAAATTCAAGGCACCGTACCTGCAAAAACTTGTCGTCAATATAGGTAACATTGAGTAATTCAAAGTTTGTTATGAACAGAGATAACAACAATTAGTGTTTGttaatcctttttttttgttcgCTATTATGCAGGATATTCAAGGACGGTGCGCGAGTACGAAGTGCGTTACCAGCGGTTACGAGAACGGGGCGAGGCTTACACTAACTGGTTAAATCGAATCCCCCGCGAGCAGTATGCGTTAGCATTTGATGGTGGCTACCGATGGGGTCACATGACGACGAATTTAGTAGAATGCATCAACTCAGTCTTGATGGGTGCACGCAATCTTCCCATCACTGCACTTGTCAAAGCAACATTCTACAGGTTTAATGAGTTGTTCACCCGAAAAAGATCCGAAGCGGAGGCTCGGATTAATGCTGGTCATATTTTTTCTGAGCTTGTGACCTCAAAATTGCATGCAAACCAACTTGCATCAGGGAACATCCAGGTTAATTGCTTCGACAGGCAGAATGAGGTCTTTGAAATGCGTGAGATGCCAAGTGGATTGGAGTATGCCGTTGACCTTCGCCGGCACCGATGTGACTGTGGTGAGTTCCAAGTGGACCGGATTCCGTGTCGGCATGTGTTTGCATGCTGTGCAAATCAAAGACTGGATTAGCAAGTGTACGTCCATGATGTGTATAAGATGGACCAAGTACGACGGGTTTACCGTGCTAGGTTTAGGCCCTTGGGAAACCCAACTATATGGCCTGCATACAATGGGCCGCGGTTCGTACAAAATCCGTACCTCAGGCGCGTAACCAAAGGTCGGCCCAGGATGACGCGCTTTTTGAATGAGATGGACACGCGAATGTTACGTCGTCCACGGCGATGTAGGCAATGTGGGGTCGAGGGACACATCCGTTGTAGATGTCGTCAAACAGTTGGTGCAAGTGGCGGAGATAATGCTCAGTAGAGCCACATATATTATTCTATTTGAAACCTTGTAACTTATATTAATCTACTATAAGATTTGCGCGTCTTTAGATTTATATATTATGCTATTTGAAACAAGTATTTAGATTTCTGTATTAATCTGCTCTATGGCAGATGTGATTTCTATTTCAATCTACTCTATTTCAAATGTAGCCCATATTAATTTGATAACTTCATACATAGTACTTGATAACTAATTAAGCTaataaatacatagaaaactgAACTAATACATAGCCCATATTAATTTGATAACTTCATACATAGTCGATTAATAAGTTAATTCCCATATAGAAAATGTAAACTATACAAGCATCTACTTTCTCATTGTCCACTTTACATCTTTCACAAAACTCTTACATTTTTTGGCGGCCTTTTTGAACATGGACGGAGTGAATCGATTAGCACTACGACGAGGCGGATCAACCCTGAGATTGTAACCTTTTCCTGTATCATCTGGAGTGCGTCCCTCACCTAGATACAACTTAATTAGACAGACCATCTTAACATGATTATATTAACATCAAACACAAACATATCATCATGGATACCACATATGAACATATTATAATCAAGTGAGCAAACAAGTATATAATCGGAACTTCTTCGTGTGCATTGTCTATATTCCGTTGCTGATGAGGAACTCCCTGCACAAAACCAAACTGTCGCCTACACCGATCGGTTGCATGCCACTCAATGCATTCAAAAGATACCAACGGGACCGTAGCACTCCACACAACTGAGTGCATGTACATATCTGCAGGAATTATGTCCGGATCCACTCGATCCATAGAATAAGCAACCCACGCAAACTGTGAAAGATAAACGACACTAGTGATTATAATCGGAATAACAATAACACTGCAACCCCTAAACCAAATATTTCTTTAATGAAAATATACCTGGCCTTCCTGCAGATCATCAAAAGCCTTCCTAAAATCAGCAAGTTTCATATACCTAAAGCGTCGGTCTCCACGCTCCTAGTTACGCCAACTAATATCGCTTAATTCATTAATAGGACTAGATTCTAAATATGAAGATATGGAGTAAATGTAAGATAACGTTACCTGTTCGCAAGCGAAAAACTACGAGATTTC is part of the Arachis duranensis cultivar V14167 chromosome 1, aradu.V14167.gnm2.J7QH, whole genome shotgun sequence genome and encodes:
- the LOC107465124 gene encoding uncharacterized protein LOC107465124; this translates as MAAVVAEVPIVADGEFAVGMELGSREAVIRVMKEYAIRRSVDYRVYESEPLTFYAKCTQYGEGVIGLSGATISQDHSKLDNTIAEAIKPLVEADPLLKVKSVIAEVQSKLNYTISYWKAWLAKQKSVEKIFGGWEASYEVLPIWFEAMCHKEPSAIVHFETMPAYQGDDLVNDIRVLHRVFWSYYPCIRAFRHCKPVVQVDGTHLYGKYKGCLLVAVSQDGNNNIVPIAFAIVEGKTSDAWHFFLTNLRQHVVTPDGVGLISDQHESINAAVARSNGAWSPPRAFHMFYIKHIESNFLRKFKAPYLQKLVVNIGYSRTVREYEVRYQRLRERGEAYTNWLNRIPREQYALAFDGGYRWGHMTTNLVECINSVLMGARNLPITALVKATFYRFNELFTRKRSEAEARINAGHIFSELVTSKLHANQLASGNIQVNCFDRQNEVFEMREMPSGLEYAVDLRRHRCDCGEFQVDRIPCRHVFACCANQRLD